Proteins encoded within one genomic window of Pararhizobium capsulatum DSM 1112:
- a CDS encoding 5-guanidino-2-oxopentanoate decarboxylase, protein MSGEMKTVGEVLVNLLEANGVDVVFGIPGVHTVELYRGLAASKIRHITPRHEQGAGFMADGYARVSGKPGVALVITGPGLTNTITAMAQARQDSIPMLVISGVNRRDSLGHGRGLLHELPDQHGMIKTLALYSQTLLNPSDLASVVERAFAVLTSGRPGPVHIEIPTDVMSARIAPPVLRKATATRPRADAETLQKAAILCGDAQRPVILCGGGAITAEEEIRMLAERIGAPVVMTVNARGMMAGHPLRVPASPSLKAVRALVSEADLVLALGTEMGQTDYDMYADGGFPILGNLIRTDIDPAQLARGQHATLSILSGAKAATAGILAFLTGKPAAKAKERAEAARKAALAELTPKMRAEIGVVDAIYRALPDCAIIGDSTQAVYAGNLYCDAPRARSWFNSATGFGALGYAPPAAVGAAVAVPGTPVVCLVGDGGIQFSLAELGSAVDAGAHVIFLVWNNDGYQEIENFMVENGITPEGVKPSAPDFLLTATAYGVPAVRLKSISELQLALTEARGRTGPSLIEIHQTRTAGVTA, encoded by the coding sequence ATGAGCGGTGAGATGAAGACAGTCGGTGAAGTTCTTGTCAATCTGCTTGAGGCCAATGGCGTCGACGTCGTCTTCGGCATCCCCGGCGTTCACACGGTCGAGCTTTATCGCGGGCTTGCCGCCTCGAAAATCCGCCACATCACGCCCCGCCACGAACAGGGCGCCGGCTTCATGGCCGACGGCTATGCCCGCGTCAGCGGCAAGCCGGGCGTTGCTCTCGTCATCACCGGCCCGGGCCTCACCAACACCATCACGGCGATGGCGCAGGCACGGCAGGATTCGATCCCGATGCTGGTCATCTCCGGTGTCAACCGCCGCGATTCGCTCGGCCATGGCCGCGGCCTGCTGCACGAGCTTCCCGACCAGCACGGTATGATCAAGACGCTGGCGCTTTATTCCCAGACCCTGCTTAATCCATCGGATCTCGCATCTGTCGTCGAGCGCGCCTTTGCAGTACTGACTTCGGGGCGGCCAGGGCCGGTCCATATCGAAATCCCGACGGACGTCATGAGCGCCCGCATCGCGCCGCCTGTGCTGCGCAAGGCGACAGCAACCCGCCCGCGCGCCGATGCCGAGACGCTGCAGAAGGCGGCGATCCTCTGCGGCGATGCGCAGCGACCCGTCATTCTCTGCGGCGGTGGCGCGATCACGGCGGAGGAGGAAATCCGCATGCTGGCCGAGCGTATCGGCGCCCCCGTGGTGATGACGGTCAATGCTCGCGGCATGATGGCCGGCCATCCGCTCAGGGTTCCCGCGAGCCCGAGCCTCAAGGCCGTGCGTGCGCTTGTCTCGGAGGCTGATCTCGTTCTGGCGCTGGGAACTGAAATGGGCCAGACCGACTATGACATGTATGCCGACGGCGGCTTCCCGATCCTCGGCAATCTCATTCGTACCGATATCGACCCGGCCCAGCTCGCCCGTGGCCAGCATGCAACCCTGTCGATCCTCTCCGGCGCCAAGGCGGCGACAGCCGGCATTCTGGCATTCCTGACCGGCAAGCCGGCGGCAAAAGCCAAGGAACGCGCTGAAGCCGCCCGCAAAGCGGCACTCGCTGAGCTGACCCCCAAGATGCGTGCCGAAATCGGTGTCGTCGATGCGATCTACCGGGCTTTGCCGGACTGCGCCATCATCGGCGATTCCACCCAGGCTGTTTACGCCGGAAACCTATATTGCGACGCGCCACGTGCCCGCTCCTGGTTCAATTCCGCCACCGGCTTTGGCGCCCTCGGTTACGCGCCGCCGGCTGCCGTCGGTGCGGCAGTCGCAGTCCCGGGCACGCCGGTCGTCTGCCTCGTCGGCGATGGCGGCATCCAGTTTTCGCTGGCCGAACTCGGCTCGGCGGTTGATGCGGGAGCGCATGTCATTTTCCTTGTCTGGAACAATGACGGCTATCAGGAGATCGAAAACTTCATGGTCGAAAACGGTATCACGCCGGAAGGCGTGAAGCCGTCCGCGCCGGATTTTCTCCTGACAGCAACCGCTTACGGCGTCCCGGCCGTACGGCTGAAGTCGATTTCCGAGCTTCAGCTGGCTTTGACCGAGGCGCGTGGACGCACCGGTCCATCGCTGATCGAGATCCATCAGACCCGTACCGCAGGGGTCACGGCTTGA
- the secD gene encoding protein translocase subunit SecD, with protein MRTSKWAALAYVAITLFGILAVLPNFLSSETQQRYSAFLPVKPVTLGLDLRGGSHLVLEVDAAGLRRARLNTLLDDVRGVLRGERVPVSSARIAGDTIQIKIADQADRDKVLPKIQELAVPAGALGFGTASADTEVTTADDTITIKQTEAGLSERMTAAVDQSLEIIRRRVDQVGVAEPLIQRVGSDRILVQLPGLQDPTRLRQLLGSTAQMSFHMLDQTVDVTQPAPRGVDILPGANDGNRYPVESRIAISGERLADAKAGFNQQTNEPIVSFTFDAQGARQFAEITRDNVGRPFAIVLDGKVLTAPVIREPIVGGQGQISGNFTAQEATVLSALLRSGALPAPLTIIEERSVGPNLGSDSIRMGIYTGLAGFIAVCVMMLSLYTTWGVVAILGLILHTILTVAVLAMLGSTLTLPGIAGIILGIGMAVDANILINARIREETAGGAGAMKALDVGFGKAFATIVDGNVTTLVGTVLLFMFGTGPVRGFAITMMIGIIISMFTSITVVRALMHELVIRQKLKKIEIHSIIGKVPSIPTFSFMRGRFVAIGMSAFLSISSVILFFHPGLNYGIDFVGGIQVEATSKQPLQLASIRSKLEDLNLGEVALQDFDQGKAVLVRVQRQEGGEAQQTVALNAIKAAVAEAIPDATFERTEVVGPTISAELARSGFLAVGLAMLAILIYIWWRFEWHFAVGAIVTLLLDITKMIGFFALTGIDFNLTAIAAVLTLIGYSVNDKVVVYDRMRENLRKYKTMPFSDLIDLSINQVIMRCIFTSVAILASLVPMAIWGGDPVKPFAWPMVFGVVVATTSSIYIGGPILLFLSRWWKDRETARAPGAEVAKS; from the coding sequence ATGCGCACTTCGAAATGGGCTGCACTGGCCTATGTCGCGATTACCCTCTTCGGGATACTCGCGGTGCTACCAAACTTTCTGTCCTCGGAAACGCAGCAGCGTTATTCCGCCTTCCTCCCCGTAAAGCCTGTCACGCTCGGCCTCGACCTGCGCGGCGGCTCGCATCTTGTCCTTGAAGTTGATGCTGCCGGTCTGCGCCGCGCGCGCCTCAACACGCTGCTCGACGATGTCAGAGGCGTTCTCCGCGGCGAGCGCGTACCGGTTTCCTCGGCGCGTATCGCCGGCGACACGATCCAGATCAAGATCGCCGATCAGGCCGATCGCGACAAGGTTCTGCCGAAGATCCAGGAGCTGGCCGTGCCGGCTGGTGCGCTCGGCTTCGGTACGGCCAGCGCCGATACCGAGGTGACGACGGCTGACGATACGATCACCATCAAGCAGACGGAGGCGGGTCTCAGCGAACGCATGACCGCCGCTGTCGACCAGAGCCTTGAAATCATCCGTCGCCGTGTCGACCAGGTCGGCGTTGCCGAACCGTTGATCCAGCGCGTCGGTTCCGACCGCATCCTCGTGCAGCTGCCGGGCCTTCAGGACCCGACCCGCCTGCGCCAGCTGCTTGGCTCGACCGCGCAGATGAGCTTCCACATGCTGGACCAGACGGTCGACGTGACCCAGCCCGCACCGCGTGGTGTCGATATTCTGCCGGGCGCCAATGACGGCAACAGATATCCGGTCGAAAGCCGCATTGCCATTTCCGGCGAGCGTCTGGCTGATGCCAAGGCCGGCTTCAACCAGCAGACCAACGAGCCGATCGTCTCCTTCACCTTTGATGCGCAGGGTGCCCGCCAGTTCGCGGAAATCACCCGTGACAATGTCGGCCGTCCCTTCGCCATCGTCCTCGACGGCAAGGTGCTGACCGCACCGGTCATCCGCGAGCCGATCGTCGGCGGTCAGGGCCAGATCAGCGGCAATTTCACTGCCCAGGAAGCCACGGTTCTCTCCGCGCTGCTGCGGTCCGGCGCTCTGCCGGCGCCGCTCACCATCATCGAAGAACGCTCGGTCGGTCCGAACCTCGGTTCCGACTCGATCCGCATGGGCATTTATACGGGTCTTGCCGGCTTTATCGCCGTCTGCGTGATGATGCTGTCGCTCTACACGACCTGGGGCGTGGTCGCGATCCTCGGCCTGATCCTCCACACGATCCTGACGGTCGCGGTTCTGGCAATGCTGGGCTCGACCCTCACCTTGCCCGGTATCGCCGGTATCATTCTGGGTATCGGCATGGCGGTGGACGCCAACATCCTGATCAACGCCCGTATCCGTGAAGAGACGGCGGGCGGCGCCGGCGCGATGAAGGCGCTGGATGTCGGCTTCGGCAAGGCCTTTGCGACAATCGTCGACGGCAACGTCACGACCCTCGTCGGCACGGTATTGCTGTTCATGTTCGGCACAGGCCCGGTGCGTGGTTTCGCCATCACCATGATGATCGGTATCATCATCTCGATGTTCACCTCGATCACCGTCGTTCGCGCGCTGATGCACGAGCTGGTCATCCGTCAGAAGCTGAAGAAGATCGAGATCCACTCGATCATCGGCAAGGTTCCGAGCATCCCGACCTTCTCCTTCATGCGCGGGCGCTTCGTCGCCATCGGCATGTCGGCGTTCCTGTCGATCAGCTCGGTCATCCTGTTCTTCCACCCGGGTCTCAACTACGGCATCGACTTCGTCGGTGGTATCCAGGTCGAGGCAACGTCCAAGCAGCCGCTCCAGCTGGCGTCGATCCGTTCCAAGCTGGAAGATCTGAACCTCGGTGAAGTCGCGCTGCAGGACTTCGATCAGGGCAAGGCGGTTCTGGTCCGCGTCCAGCGTCAGGAAGGCGGCGAGGCCCAGCAGACGGTTGCGCTCAATGCCATCAAGGCTGCCGTGGCCGAAGCCATCCCTGACGCGACCTTCGAGCGCACCGAAGTCGTCGGCCCGACCATCAGCGCCGAGCTTGCCCGTTCCGGCTTCCTGGCGGTCGGTCTCGCGATGCTGGCGATCCTGATCTACATCTGGTGGCGGTTCGAATGGCACTTTGCCGTCGGCGCCATCGTGACGTTGCTTCTGGATATCACCAAGATGATCGGCTTCTTCGCGCTGACGGGGATCGACTTCAACCTCACGGCCATCGCCGCGGTGCTGACGCTGATCGGCTACTCCGTCAACGACAAGGTCGTTGTCTACGACCGCATGCGTGAAAACCTGCGCAAGTACAAGACGATGCCGTTCTCCGATCTGATCGACCTCTCGATCAACCAGGTGATCATGCGATGCATCTTCACCTCGGTCGCCATCCTCGCCTCGCTCGTTCCGATGGCGATCTGGGGCGGCGACCCGGTCAAGCCCTTCGCCTGGCCGATGGTCTTCGGCGTCGTCGTCGCCACCACCTCGTCGATCTATATCGGCGGTCCGATCCTGCTCTTCCTCAGCCGCTGGTGGAAGGACCGCGAGACGGCACGGGCGCCGGGCGCGGAAGTTGCCAAAAGCTGA
- a CDS encoding pyridoxal phosphate-dependent aminotransferase, whose protein sequence is MRYSSITERLADLGSGKWALHIRARQLKASGADIIELTIGEPDLPPDAALLAEAQRAMNAGRYRYSNGRGEPPVVAALAARYARRRADVTAENVLCFPGTQTALFAVMLGLTEAGDGVLVGDPLYATYEGVIRSTGAHQVIVPLRAEHGFHMQAADLEKAITPDCRVLLLNTPHNPTGAVLTKEDIAAIGEVCRKHDLWIVCDEVYEELIFDGVFASPFDMPELAERTIVVSSISKSHAAPGFRSGWAIGPAEFANRLLPVSETMLFGVQPFIADMTAYALTHEIGTSAAMRVSYRSRAARIVAALEDAPGVMALPPEAGMFILLDVSATGMSGEAFAWKLLEEEGVAVMPGSSFGEEAASYVRVSLTVPEQAIDEACNRITRLAVRLSGGQGLLKECQA, encoded by the coding sequence ATGCGTTACTCATCGATCACCGAACGCTTGGCGGATCTCGGTTCCGGCAAATGGGCGCTGCATATCCGCGCCCGGCAGTTGAAGGCGAGCGGTGCCGATATCATTGAGCTGACGATCGGCGAGCCCGATCTGCCGCCGGATGCGGCGCTTCTGGCCGAAGCGCAGCGCGCCATGAATGCCGGTCGCTATCGTTACTCCAACGGCCGCGGCGAGCCGCCGGTCGTGGCGGCACTCGCCGCGCGCTATGCCAGGCGCCGCGCCGATGTCACCGCCGAAAACGTGCTCTGCTTTCCCGGCACCCAGACAGCGCTCTTCGCCGTCATGCTGGGGTTGACCGAGGCGGGAGATGGCGTGCTCGTCGGTGATCCGCTTTACGCGACCTATGAGGGCGTCATCCGCTCGACCGGTGCGCATCAGGTGATCGTTCCGCTGAGGGCCGAGCATGGATTCCACATGCAGGCCGCCGATCTCGAAAAGGCGATCACGCCGGATTGCCGGGTTCTGCTTCTCAACACACCCCACAACCCGACCGGCGCCGTGCTGACGAAAGAGGATATCGCTGCGATCGGCGAAGTCTGCCGCAAGCACGATCTCTGGATCGTCTGCGACGAAGTTTACGAAGAGCTGATCTTCGACGGCGTCTTCGCGTCGCCCTTCGACATGCCGGAACTGGCCGAGCGGACCATCGTGGTTTCCTCAATTTCCAAGTCCCATGCCGCGCCGGGCTTCCGCAGCGGCTGGGCGATCGGACCGGCGGAATTTGCCAACCGGCTGTTGCCGGTCTCGGAAACCATGCTCTTCGGCGTTCAGCCTTTCATTGCCGACATGACAGCCTATGCGCTGACCCATGAGATCGGCACCTCGGCCGCCATGCGTGTTTCCTATCGCAGTCGCGCTGCCCGGATCGTTGCAGCGCTTGAAGATGCGCCGGGCGTCATGGCCTTGCCGCCGGAGGCGGGCATGTTCATCCTCTTGGATGTCAGCGCAACGGGGATGAGCGGTGAAGCCTTCGCCTGGAAACTTCTGGAGGAGGAGGGGGTTGCTGTCATGCCCGGCTCTTCCTTTGGCGAGGAAGCGGCCAGTTATGTGCGCGTCAGCCTGACGGTGCCCGAGCAGGCGATCGATGAAGCCTGTAATCGAATCACCCGGCTGGCGGTCCGGCTCTCGGGCGGGCAAGGTTTATTGAAGGAGTGCCAGGCATGA
- a CDS encoding RrF2 family transcriptional regulator: MLTKKGKYGLKALVDLANLDPGETAFITEIATRNNIPKKFLDTILLELRNAGILRSKKGPGGGYSLSRPASEIRIGQVIRTLDGPLAPIRCASRTAYEVCDDCNDPETCEVRRSMTTVRDAIADILDTMTLEDFCRNGNLPLSEEPAAKRAG, encoded by the coding sequence ATGCTGACGAAAAAAGGAAAATACGGGTTGAAGGCTTTGGTCGATCTGGCCAACCTTGATCCGGGCGAAACCGCATTCATCACCGAGATTGCGACCCGCAACAATATTCCAAAGAAGTTTCTCGATACCATTCTGCTCGAGCTCCGCAATGCCGGCATTCTGCGCTCGAAAAAGGGGCCGGGCGGTGGATATTCCCTGTCTCGCCCAGCCTCCGAAATCAGAATCGGTCAGGTTATTCGCACGCTTGATGGCCCGCTGGCGCCTATTCGCTGCGCGAGCCGGACGGCCTACGAGGTGTGCGATGATTGCAACGATCCGGAAACCTGCGAGGTCCGCCGCTCGATGACGACGGTGCGCGACGCCATTGCCGACATCCTTGACACGATGACGCTCGAAGATTTCTGTCGCAACGGTAATCTTCCGCTTTCGGAGGAGCCCGCGGCAAAACGGGCAGGCTAG
- a CDS encoding KpsF/GutQ family sugar-phosphate isomerase, with amino-acid sequence MGLRQVDTNAPEERAVLESVARSIAATVDGVSALATRFQADKVFSRSFIDAVALISQRRGRVVLSGVGKSGHIGRKIAATMASTGTSAYFVHPTEASHGDLGMITSDDVLILLSWSGETVELGPMLAYAKRFNVAVVSVTSNSESLLARNSDVAVTLPKVQEACPHGLAPTTSTLLQLAVCDALAVALLERRGFSAQDFKTFHPGGKLGSQLLLAGELAHSGEAVPLLPLGSAMGDAVIQMSAKGFGVVGVIDAEGKLAGVITDGDLRRHMSQQLLLETVDAVMSHHPRVIKGSILASAAMEMMQAQKVTVLFLVDEQGVASGILHIHDLLRAGVV; translated from the coding sequence ATGGGTCTGAGGCAAGTCGATACGAACGCTCCCGAAGAACGGGCCGTGCTTGAGTCTGTTGCTCGATCCATTGCCGCCACGGTGGATGGCGTAAGCGCACTTGCCACCCGCTTCCAGGCAGACAAGGTTTTCTCCAGGAGCTTCATTGATGCGGTGGCGCTGATTTCGCAGCGTCGGGGTCGCGTTGTTCTGTCCGGTGTTGGCAAGAGCGGTCATATCGGTCGCAAAATTGCTGCCACCATGGCTTCCACCGGTACATCGGCGTATTTCGTCCATCCCACGGAAGCAAGCCACGGCGATCTCGGAATGATTACGTCCGATGATGTCTTGATCCTGCTTTCCTGGTCGGGTGAGACCGTCGAGCTTGGGCCGATGCTGGCCTATGCCAAGCGCTTCAACGTAGCCGTTGTTTCCGTGACATCGAATTCGGAGAGCCTCTTGGCAAGAAACTCCGATGTCGCAGTCACCTTGCCGAAAGTGCAGGAAGCCTGCCCGCATGGTCTGGCGCCGACAACATCGACGCTCCTTCAGCTCGCAGTCTGCGATGCTCTGGCCGTGGCGCTTTTGGAACGTCGCGGCTTTTCGGCCCAGGATTTCAAGACTTTCCATCCCGGGGGAAAATTGGGTTCGCAGTTGCTTCTCGCCGGTGAACTCGCCCATAGCGGTGAAGCAGTTCCGCTGCTCCCGCTCGGCAGCGCCATGGGTGACGCAGTCATCCAGATGTCCGCCAAAGGCTTCGGTGTCGTGGGTGTCATCGATGCCGAGGGCAAGCTCGCGGGCGTGATTACCGATGGCGACTTGCGCCGTCATATGTCGCAACAGTTGTTGCTGGAAACTGTCGATGCGGTCATGTCGCATCATCCCCGCGTCATCAAGGGCAGCATCCTGGCAAGTGCCGCAATGGAGATGATGCAGGCTCAGAAGGTAACGGTTCTGTTCCTCGTCGATGAGCAGGGCGTTGCTTCCGGTATTCTGCATATTCATGATCTGTTGCGGGCCGGCGTTGTGTGA
- a CDS encoding transporter substrate-binding domain-containing protein: MHKTLKVIALAAAIGISGGALAHAEQIKVGFAAEPYPPFTSPDASGNWEGWEVDFQKAVCAEAKLDCVITPVAWDGIIPALTSKKIDIIIGSMSITDERLKTIDFSDKYYNTPTGVIGAKGAKFEPTPEGLSGKTIGVQVSTVHQVYANKYFGENGATVKEYQTQDEANQDLAAGRLDAVQADSIALDAFLKSDQGKDCCELEGMVKDDPAILGAGVGIGIRKGEDELKGKLNAAIKAIRENGTYDTFSKKYFDFDIYGG; this comes from the coding sequence ATGCATAAGACATTGAAAGTGATCGCGCTGGCCGCAGCAATCGGAATTTCAGGTGGCGCGCTCGCCCATGCCGAACAGATCAAGGTCGGCTTTGCCGCCGAACCCTACCCGCCCTTTACCTCGCCGGACGCCTCCGGCAACTGGGAGGGCTGGGAAGTCGACTTCCAGAAGGCCGTCTGCGCAGAAGCCAAGCTCGACTGCGTCATCACGCCTGTTGCCTGGGACGGCATCATTCCGGCGTTGACCTCCAAGAAGATCGACATCATCATCGGCTCCATGTCGATCACCGACGAACGCCTGAAGACCATCGATTTTTCCGACAAGTACTACAACACCCCGACCGGCGTCATCGGTGCCAAGGGCGCCAAGTTCGAGCCGACCCCTGAAGGCCTGTCCGGCAAGACGATCGGCGTGCAGGTCTCCACCGTCCACCAGGTCTATGCCAACAAGTACTTCGGTGAGAACGGCGCGACGGTGAAGGAATACCAGACCCAGGACGAGGCCAACCAGGACCTCGCCGCCGGACGTCTCGATGCCGTTCAGGCAGACTCGATCGCGCTCGACGCCTTCCTCAAGAGCGACCAGGGCAAGGATTGCTGCGAACTCGAAGGCATGGTCAAGGACGACCCGGCCATCCTCGGCGCCGGCGTCGGCATCGGCATCCGCAAGGGCGAAGACGAGCTGAAGGGCAAGCTCAACGCTGCCATCAAGGCGATCCGCGAGAACGGCACCTACGACACCTTCTCCAAGAAGTATTTCGACTTCGACATCTACGGCGGTTGA
- a CDS encoding dimethylarginine dimethylaminohydrolase family protein — protein MTAYGSQEMSANLMRVLMRRPGASLTGADAAEWHYGPTFNGEKAVRQYAEFAAYIEKSGAEILWLEDKGDGLADAMFTHDPSLMTDHGAVILRMGKPLREKEPALHEATYKKAGIPILGRITSPGTVEGGDCIWLDAETLIVGRGVRTNEEGIAQLSEILEPHGITVLGYDLPLWQGEEACLHLMSVMSPLSADLALVFTPLLPASFYLLLKEWGITMVEAPADEFHTSNGLSLNVLPVRPREVIMVEGFPKTKAAMEAAGCTVTTFEADALCIACEGGPTCLTRPVLRRDQ, from the coding sequence ATGACGGCATACGGTTCGCAGGAAATGTCGGCCAATCTGATGCGCGTTCTGATGCGCCGGCCGGGTGCGAGCCTGACGGGCGCGGATGCAGCCGAGTGGCACTACGGCCCGACCTTCAACGGCGAAAAGGCCGTTCGCCAATATGCCGAATTCGCAGCTTACATCGAAAAGTCGGGCGCCGAAATCCTCTGGCTGGAAGATAAAGGGGACGGCTTGGCCGACGCCATGTTCACCCATGATCCGTCGTTGATGACCGATCACGGCGCGGTCATCCTGCGCATGGGCAAGCCGCTGCGCGAAAAGGAACCGGCCCTGCACGAAGCCACCTACAAGAAGGCCGGCATCCCGATCCTCGGGCGAATCACCTCGCCGGGCACGGTCGAAGGCGGAGACTGCATTTGGCTCGATGCCGAAACATTGATCGTCGGACGCGGCGTGCGCACCAACGAGGAAGGCATCGCCCAGCTTTCTGAAATTCTGGAGCCGCATGGCATTACCGTGCTAGGCTACGATCTGCCACTCTGGCAGGGTGAAGAAGCCTGCCTGCATCTGATGTCGGTCATGAGCCCGCTCTCGGCCGATCTGGCGCTGGTCTTCACGCCGCTCTTGCCAGCATCCTTCTACCTGCTCCTGAAGGAATGGGGCATCACCATGGTCGAGGCGCCTGCCGATGAGTTCCACACCAGCAACGGCCTCAGCCTTAACGTGCTGCCGGTGCGGCCGCGGGAAGTGATCATGGTCGAGGGTTTTCCCAAGACCAAGGCGGCGATGGAAGCGGCGGGCTGCACCGTCACCACTTTCGAGGCCGATGCGCTGTGCATCGCCTGCGAGGGCGGCCCGACCTGCCTGACACGCCCAGTTCTGCGGCGCGATCAATGA
- a CDS encoding TetR family transcriptional regulator C-terminal domain-containing protein, with translation MIRRPFHRAPEGERRQELIEATLDCIAELGLKGATVRQIALRAGVTAGLVRHYFDSKDQMVADAYRLVLSTFAAKAVDIEGDARTRLCRFIALNLTAPVANARSLSLWASFISHVRVDPVLAAIHREGYLGFRNDLQALIADVLNAEGRPYAESECRRLSIAINGIIDGLWLEGCLAGELFAETELVSIALNSAEALLGLPLGSYEPGSNEKDGTASALRLPEGADVHEE, from the coding sequence ATGATACGGCGCCCGTTCCATCGCGCCCCGGAGGGGGAGCGCCGGCAGGAACTGATCGAGGCCACGCTCGACTGCATTGCAGAGTTGGGCCTGAAGGGCGCGACGGTTCGGCAGATTGCCCTGCGCGCCGGCGTCACCGCCGGGCTGGTGCGTCATTATTTCGATTCCAAGGACCAGATGGTCGCCGATGCCTACAGGCTGGTGCTGTCCACATTCGCGGCAAAGGCCGTGGACATAGAGGGGGATGCGCGTACGCGGCTTTGCCGGTTCATCGCGCTCAACCTGACCGCACCCGTGGCCAATGCCCGCAGCCTGTCGCTCTGGGCGTCGTTCATCAGTCATGTGCGCGTCGATCCGGTTCTGGCTGCCATCCATCGTGAGGGCTATCTGGGCTTCCGCAATGATCTGCAGGCGCTGATCGCCGACGTGTTGAATGCCGAAGGCCGCCCTTATGCCGAGAGCGAATGCAGGCGGTTATCGATCGCGATCAACGGCATAATCGATGGCCTCTGGCTTGAAGGCTGCCTTGCAGGAGAACTGTTTGCGGAAACGGAGCTGGTCTCCATCGCGCTGAACTCAGCCGAGGCATTGCTCGGCCTGCCGCTGGGCTCCTATGAGCCCGGTTCAAATGAAAAAGACGGCACCGCCAGTGCCTTGCGGCTGCCGGAAGGCGCCGACGTGCATGAAGAGTAG
- a CDS encoding ABC transporter ATP-binding protein yields MTDPAQAIAVTDLHKRFGPLEVLKGVSLTANQGDVIAIIGGSGSGKSTLLRCINMLELPTAGSVSIHGETIAMKKDGRGGLAPSDRKQVERLRSQLGMVFQSFNLWQHMTILQNVIEAPVHVLGRPKDEAIATGEALLRRVGLFEKRDAYPAFLSGGQQQRAAIARALAIQPLVMLFDEPTSALDPELVGEVLAVIGDLAKEKRTMILVTHEMKFAREVANHIVFLAQGKIEEQGPPDEIFGAPKSERLKRFISSIH; encoded by the coding sequence ATGACGGATCCAGCCCAGGCGATTGCGGTCACCGACCTGCACAAACGTTTCGGTCCGCTGGAGGTTTTGAAAGGTGTTTCGCTGACCGCGAACCAGGGCGACGTCATCGCCATCATCGGCGGCAGCGGCTCGGGAAAATCCACCCTTCTTCGCTGCATCAACATGCTCGAACTGCCAACGGCAGGCTCGGTCTCCATCCATGGCGAAACCATTGCCATGAAGAAGGATGGACGTGGCGGGCTGGCACCTTCCGACCGCAAGCAGGTCGAGCGCCTGCGCTCGCAACTCGGCATGGTTTTCCAGAGCTTCAATCTCTGGCAGCACATGACCATCCTGCAAAACGTCATCGAAGCGCCGGTGCATGTGCTCGGACGGCCGAAGGACGAGGCAATCGCGACGGGCGAAGCGCTTCTGCGCCGGGTGGGGCTTTTTGAGAAGCGCGATGCCTATCCCGCCTTCCTCTCCGGCGGCCAGCAGCAGCGCGCGGCAATAGCGAGGGCGCTCGCCATCCAGCCGCTGGTCATGCTGTTCGACGAGCCGACCTCCGCGCTCGACCCGGAACTCGTCGGCGAAGTGCTCGCGGTCATCGGCGATCTTGCCAAGGAAAAGCGCACGATGATCCTTGTCACCCACGAGATGAAGTTTGCCCGCGAGGTTGCCAATCACATCGTCTTCCTGGCGCAGGGCAAAATCGAAGAACAGGGGCCGCCCGACGAAATCTTCGGTGCACCGAAATCCGAGCGCCTGAAGCGCTTCATCAGCTCCATCCATTGA